The window GCAAGAAAAGAGGGGATGGGATTGCTATCCCGTTCCCTCTTTCTTGTCAGGGCTAAGGTCTTCGAAAAGGGGCCACAACATGCACCGCATCGCCATGCTCAGCGTTCATACCTGCCCCATGGCAGCCTTGGGAGGCAAAGAAACGGGGGGAATGAATGTCTATGTGCGGGAGCTGAGCCGCGAACTGGGCAAAAAGGGATTGCTCGTGGATATTTACACTCGCTCGCAGGATCCACAGCGCGAGCGAGTGCGCACGTTATGGCCAAACGTGCGCGTCATTCACCTTCCCGCTGGACCCGAGCGACCCTACAGCAAAAACCTGGTATACAACCACTTGCCACAATTTATAGCTGGTCTACGCGAGTTTGCGGCTGCGGAAGGCATCTCGTATGACCTGTTACACAGCCACTACTGGCTGTCCGGCTGGGTAGCTCGTGAACTAGCTCGTGAGCATCGCCTGCCCACTGTGCACATGTTCCATACGCTGGGCAAGATGAAGAACGCAGTAGCACGCTCCGAAGCGGAGAAAGAGCCGCCCATACGCATTCAGGTCGAGGAGGAGTTAATACGCGACATTAATCGCATTGTCGCTGCTACGCCGTTAGAACGGGAGCAATTGGTAGAGTTGTATGGTGCTGATGCAGGCAAGATCGTGGTCATCCCTCTCGGAGTAGACTTGGCTTTGTTCAGGACCATTCCACGCAGCGAAGCAATAAAGGCTATTGGCCTGGAGTTGCCAGAAACCCACCGTCTCATCCTCTTCGTAGGACGCCTGGATCCACTCAAAGGGTTGGATTCGCTTCTCAGAGCTATGTGCAGGCTAACGGAACTGGAACCTGCACTGGCTAAGAATTTGTGCCTTGCCGTGATTGGCGGTGATGTGGACGAGGACCAGGCCAATTTGAGCAATGAACTCGAGTGCCTAGAAAAGTTGAAGAAAGAAGTTGGCATGCATGACTTGGTTGCTTTCCTCGGTTCCCGCGCCCAAGATATGCTGCCCTATTACTATTCCGCTGCTGAGGTCTGTGTGGTTCCTTCCCACTATGAATCCTTTGGCTTGGTCGCATTAGAAGCCATGGCCTGTGGCACGCCAGTGATTGCCTCGCGCGTTGGCGGTCTGCAGCACACCGTCGAGGATGGCGTGACCGGCTTTCTTGTACCCGCTGGGGATCCCGACGCACTGGCTGTGAAGTTGCGCATGATTTTGCTGGACCATGAGTTGCGCACACAATTGGCTACGCGTGCGCAACGAAAAGCTCAGTCCTATACCTGGCAAGTAGTAGCAACCCATGTAATGAATCTTTACGAGGAGCTATGGCAATAGAAGACGTAGAGGAACACTCGTCCCAAGAATCCGTAGATGAAACGCATACGCGGATGGTGATCGTTGCCCATCCAGATGATGCGGAATTCACCGTTGCCGGCACTGTAGCCCGCTGGATTAAAGATGGTTGGTCTATTATTTATGTCATCTGCACAGACGGCAGCCGAGGTAGCAATGATCCTGGCATGCCCCCGGAACGCATGGCTCCCATCCGTCATGCCGAGCAACTTGAAGCAGCGCGTGTACTAGGCGTGCACACTGTTATCTTTTTGGATTATGAAGACGGGACATTGCAACCTACTTTGGAGCTGCGGCGTGACTTGACGCGCCTCATCCGTCGCTATAGGCCCGACATTGTGATTTGCGGCGACCCCACGAGATACTTCCACCGCGATATGTACGTCAACCATCCCGATCACCGCGCTGCTGCTGAAGCTGCGCTCTATGCTATCTTCCCCTCTGCTGTAACACGTTTTATCTTCCCAGAGTTGCTCGAGGAAGGATTACAGCCACACAAAGTCCAGGAAATCTATCTATACGGCTCAGCAGAGCCCAACACCTGGGTGGATGTTACAGATACCATCGACTTGAAAGTAACCGCCCTCAAGGCGCACCGCAGCCAGGTGGATGCGGAATATGCAGAAATCCGCATCCGCGAGTGGAATGGACAGGTTGGGCGGCAGTATGGCGTACCGTACGCTGAAGAGTTCCGAAGGATTGTCTTGCGCTGAACAGGACTGTAAAGTTCGCCTGTCACCTTTTACTTCCGCTTCTTCTTACTGCTACTGCGCGAGAAGAATGGCAATAGCAATGGACTTAGCAGTGTGGTCAGGCTGGCAACCTTGGTTTGAACCGAGATCTTGGCCTGGTACAAAAGGTCCTCCAATCGGATAAAGTACTGAGGGGCAATGTCAAGCATGGTCACAGTCTCCCTCTCAACCAAGCCATAACGCACCACGGCTGAAGCCCAGTTCAACCCTGCACCAAAGCTAACCAATAGGATGTTATCCCCTTCCTGGATTCGGCCTTGCTCAAACGCTTCGCACA of the Chloroflexota bacterium genome contains:
- a CDS encoding glycosyltransferase: MHRIAMLSVHTCPMAALGGKETGGMNVYVRELSRELGKKGLLVDIYTRSQDPQRERVRTLWPNVRVIHLPAGPERPYSKNLVYNHLPQFIAGLREFAAAEGISYDLLHSHYWLSGWVARELAREHRLPTVHMFHTLGKMKNAVARSEAEKEPPIRIQVEEELIRDINRIVAATPLEREQLVELYGADAGKIVVIPLGVDLALFRTIPRSEAIKAIGLELPETHRLILFVGRLDPLKGLDSLLRAMCRLTELEPALAKNLCLAVIGGDVDEDQANLSNELECLEKLKKEVGMHDLVAFLGSRAQDMLPYYYSAAEVCVVPSHYESFGLVALEAMACGTPVIASRVGGLQHTVEDGVTGFLVPAGDPDALAVKLRMILLDHELRTQLATRAQRKAQSYTWQVVATHVMNLYEELWQ
- a CDS encoding PIG-L family deacetylase, whose amino-acid sequence is MVIVAHPDDAEFTVAGTVARWIKDGWSIIYVICTDGSRGSNDPGMPPERMAPIRHAEQLEAARVLGVHTVIFLDYEDGTLQPTLELRRDLTRLIRRYRPDIVICGDPTRYFHRDMYVNHPDHRAAAEAALYAIFPSAVTRFIFPELLEEGLQPHKVQEIYLYGSAEPNTWVDVTDTIDLKVTALKAHRSQVDAEYAEIRIREWNGQVGRQYGVPYAEEFRRIVLR